A region from the Candidatus Methanomethylicota archaeon genome encodes:
- a CDS encoding glycosyltransferase family 2 protein: MGLQSTHNTEMKPTIIACIPAYNEERTIARVVIEVERYVDRVIVCDDGSTDLTGEIAGRLGAEVIRHERNMGYGAALHTLFKRAREIDPDVMVVLDADLQHNPNDVPRVVEPILRGEGDIVIGSRFLAGGSVEAPRYRVGGIKLITKLAKKASYRDV; encoded by the coding sequence ATGGGTTTGCAGTCTACACATAATACTGAAATGAAGCCCACAATAATAGCTTGTATACCAGCATATAATGAGGAGAGGACGATAGCTAGAGTTGTAATTGAAGTGGAGAGGTATGTTGATAGGGTTATAGTGTGTGATGATGGATCAACAGACCTAACTGGAGAAATTGCTGGGAGGCTTGGAGCTGAAGTAATAAGGCATGAGAGGAATATGGGTTATGGTGCCGCCCTACACACATTATTTAAGAGGGCTAGGGAGATCGATCCGGATGTTATGGTTGTTTTGGATGCTGATCTACAGCATAATCCTAATGATGTTCCAAGGGTTGTTGAGCCTATACTTAGGGGGGAGGGGGATATAGTTATTGGTTCAAGATTCCTTGCTGGGGGGAGTGTTGAAGCTCCAAGGTATAGGGTTGGTGGAATTAAGTTGATAACGAAATTGGCGAAGAAGGCTTCATATAGGGATGT